One genomic segment of Verrucomicrobiia bacterium includes these proteins:
- a CDS encoding IS1595 family transposase produces MKGTIFENTHVPLKSWFLAIYLMATNKAGTSAKQIEREVGVSYPTAWKMMHDIRSLMQPPDKQLAGEVEIDETYLHANTYKRSSARKRYGFDARRTGEVVVGMVERGGAVKVWHVKAAGARVLHPLIARNVRQGTLIHTDGYIAYRSLPRMGYQHRWTEHGKGEYYREDSYTQNIENVWSHFKRGIKGVYRHIGPKYVQAYANEYAWRYSNRKRANMFWALMCRIDKR; encoded by the coding sequence ATGAAGGGCACGATCTTTGAAAACACCCATGTCCCACTTAAGAGCTGGTTCCTCGCTATATACCTGATGGCCACCAATAAGGCCGGTACAAGCGCTAAGCAGATTGAGCGCGAGGTAGGCGTCAGCTATCCTACGGCCTGGAAGATGATGCACGATATACGCAGTCTGATGCAGCCTCCAGATAAGCAGTTGGCGGGTGAGGTTGAGATAGACGAAACATACCTTCATGCTAATACCTATAAAAGATCATCGGCTCGCAAGCGATACGGTTTTGACGCACGGCGTACAGGTGAAGTGGTCGTGGGCATGGTGGAGCGTGGAGGCGCAGTAAAGGTGTGGCACGTTAAAGCAGCGGGAGCAAGGGTGTTGCATCCGCTGATCGCTCGCAACGTCAGACAGGGTACACTTATTCATACTGACGGCTACATAGCCTACCGCTCACTGCCTCGTATGGGGTATCAGCACCGCTGGACTGAGCATGGTAAGGGTGAATACTACCGGGAGGATAGCTACACCCAGAATATCGAGAATGTGTGGTCTCATTTTAAGCGGGGCATCAAGGGGGTGTATCGGCATATTGGGCCGAAGTATGTACAGGCTTATGCCAATGAGTATGCTTGGCGGTATTCGAATCGCAAGCGTGCGAATA